In Hemicordylus capensis ecotype Gifberg chromosome 4, rHemCap1.1.pri, whole genome shotgun sequence, the genomic window tgggttcaaatctccactctgccatgaagcttactggatGATCCTGTCCTCACTAGATCTCTTGACCTACTTCTCAGGGTGGTCGTGAGAATATAttaaggagaaggagagaaaccCATGaccttcttggaggaaggatagAATAGACATACGTTAGGCATCAAAATTGTGCACACTTATTTAGGAGCAAGCCCCACTTGTGAGTGGAGCTGGTCTCCAAATAGACCTGTATAAACTTGCACTTTCCATTAATAGTTTTAGATGGCTTTTACATTTcttctgctctgctgccacctttgTTTCTAACTGCATTTTTAAACTGATTGTTAGAAGGATTTTATATAAATGCTTCCCGGCATCTCCATGGATCTTTAAGTAACCCTTTTGAACTACTTTCATTCCTGAAAACTGCCCACTTTGAGGATTGACACCATCCCATCAACCCAGTTTCTCTACAGAATACTCTCACCTCCCTGACTATCCCCTTGCTGCTTTTTTCCTTTGTCCCCCCAAAACCTGCTCTTATATAGCAGAACACGTGGAGCGGGGGCATGCTGGTGGTTCAATGCAATGTGTGTCAGCACTAAGGATGAGTATGTGGAAGGCATCTGCATAGAAGCGAATTTTCTTGGCAAACTGTCCCACACCTGGTGCACTTGGCTCATTTACCCCCTTTTGAGGTGGAACAGCCAAGTCCCTCAGACAGCctcttgagggagagagagaccacAAAGCTGCTCCTCACATGAAACCAGCATGTGCTGACCCTTTTAGTGTTGCATCTgttctgttcccccaccccaacacttcTAGAGCTTTGTGCTAAATAATCTACTTCTAGTAGGTAATTTCCTGGTTTATTCTAGGGTGAAAAATGGTGACTGGCTCAGGTAGGCCATTGAATATTGTTGGTTCTTCTAAGGgtggctgtttgtttatttatttttatttatttttacatttatctcctgctattcctccaaggagcccagagcaatgtactacatacttgagtttcttctcacaataaccctgtgaagtaggttaggctgagagagaagtgactggcccatagtcacccagctagtatggctgaatggagatttgaactcgggtctctctggtcctagtctagcactctaaccactacaccactctggctgtTGAAGCTGCTACAATTGTCTGCAGAGGTATGGCAAAACTTAAATTTAAAAAGACAGCAGGTGAAACTCTGCTGCTGTCAACAATGATAAATTCCCCAAAACTGAGTGCTTAATTTTGAGGATAGGTAAATAACTGTTGTGGGCTTAATTGCAAGACTGGTGCATGGTGGTGAGCAAAATTGATAAGCAACACGAAGGGGTCAAAATGGTGAAGTAATATTgtttggggaggggaggtagACAGCAAAATGGCATTTACAGGGCTTGATCAGAATTGGGGATTAATCCCTCTGGAAGTAAACCCTGTCTTCAAGGGTAGGGGCTTGCCCTTGGAACAAACAAATTGTtgtttataaactgcccagagatggaagtgtGGGGTGGTTTaccaatctaaaaaataaaataaaggtgagAGGGCTTGTCAGAATGTGTAGTGACCCACCTGCCCCTGGCAACACTAACTAATCTGTCTTATTTGTTTAAAATTCAGCATTTATATAATACTTTAGGGAGTATTTCACATAAGATTCTTGTAATGTCAGCAACCTTGTACAAGAGGACAGATGGAGTGAGAGAAGAGAGTAAAGGGCTCACTTAAGGCCACATAATGAGATCATAATGGGATCATTTAGTTGCTATGATACACCTGTTTGTTGTACTAGCACACCACACAAATGGAGAAAGGACCCCCAGGCTAGAGGATGTGATGTGCAGGTAAGCTTGGGTCCTAGCACTCCCTCCATCAGTCTCTGAATGACTTTCTAaagttaatttatttttttagtcTTCATAGGGTCACCTGCTTGACATTTATCTATCCCCTTGTCCTTATTTCTGCGAGTTTAACAGTGTGATACAACTGCTATCTCTTTTGTAGTCATATTGGTCTGTTGTAGCAAAAAAAAAGGAGCTTATACCACAACAGATCTGTTAAGGTTCACAAGATTCTGTTCTTATTCTTAATGGATGGTATGGTGATATCACTTGATATGGCACTCCTTATATTTCACATTCAGAAGAGAATAGGGGATATGATTTCATTCTAAATGGACTGCTTGCTGAAAGGTGCATAACTCAAGATCACTTGACAGCGATTAGTTACTTCTTGAATATCTTGGTTGCTTTCTGAAGATCACCTAATACTGTGATTTCTTAGCATCCTCAATGATCGCATTGCAGTCATCTGTGTGGTTAAAGCTTTTTCTGCTTTTTAAGTGAATGCTTCTGGGTGAAGTAATTATTATGTTCAATATTTGTGATTACAAATTTGAAATCAggggttgatttttttaaattctggaTTTGCAAACATGGAGAGCatgactattatttatttatttatttatttatttttacacttatatcccgctcttcctccaaggagcccagagcggtgtactacatacttgagtttctcctcacaacaaccctgtgaagtaggttgggctgagagagaagtgactggcccagagtcacctagctagtatcatgggtctccccagtcctcgtccagcactctaaccactacaccatgctggctctctttatcTTTATCTTTGGTAAgaccagggctcaggaaatccacttgtCTGCTCATCCAcaatgagtgaaaaatgatgcctgacgacaAGTAAAAAAAATGCTGAAGAGTAAAGTACCCAACATAGCTTGACAAATGATCTGACGAGTAAGATATTTGGCTAGCTGATGCACTGTGTCAACTGACCACTGTATAAGACTATTGTTCTAGACCCTAACTTTCATGCATTACCCACAATTATGTAgagtatctatattattattattattttttttacatttatatcctgctcttcctccaaggagcccagagcggtatactacatacttgagtttctcttttcacaacaaccctgtgaagtaggttaggctgagagagaagtgactggcccagagtcacccagctagtttcatggctgaatggggatttgaactcgggtctccccggtcctagtctagcactctaaccactatactataccacgctggccctATATAAATATACTGCTGTTCAATATAAACATGCTAAAAGCAATTTACCTAGGGACCCCCTTTTTATGCCTTGTATGCACTTTTATTACTTTTCAGGCTTATATGCTCTCATGCTTCTGGTTTactttctactatttttagtattaatatgtacgtTAAGTACCGTtccatatgtaatcactttttatctactctcacttttaacatgtaatcacccttatactttatgctggtctatgactgtaataaatacTGATTGATTGAATCGACCTAGGAAAAAGAATAAGGTGATGGTTCTTTGtctcaaaggaaaggaaaggttgtgccatcgagtcgatttcgactcctggcacccacagagccttgtggttgtctttggtagaatacaggaggggttcaccattgtctcctccagcacagtatgggatgatgcctttcagcatcttcctatattgctgctgcctgatatattaccagcggggatttgaaccggcaaccttctgcttgttagtcaatcatttccctGCTAAATGCCAGCAAACCTTGGTTTGTTGCATCGTCTGCACTGGCCCAGGGTATGTGACTGCTCTTAGATCAACTTGTTGGTTCAGTATAAGatttcatcttatttatgtgaATTTACCACATACAATGGATCATGTTTGGCCTTGAATGAATTAATCTTTTTCGATAATGCTAAATATAGTGCAGAATCTGAATTCTGGTGTGTGCTTCTATCCTCTTACAGATCATACACAAACTTTGAAGATGTCGTATATGCTTCCACATTTACATAATGGCTGGCAAGTGGACCAGGCTATTCTTTCCGAAGAAGACCGTGTTGTGGTCATTCGCTTTGGGCATGATTGGGATCCAACTTGTATGAAAATGGATGAAGTTTTGTATAGTATTGCTGAAAAGGTATAGTGTGTTTTATTTAATATTGAAGAATACAGTTTTTAAATATTGTTGGAATTAAACATTTAATCCAGTATACAGTTAATTTATGTAAAATGTACCTAAGAGGACATGGCTAAGATTTTCTAGGTGAAGGTTGGACAACACTTGGGACTCAAGGCACTTCTTTACACCCCAAGGACCTTGCTAGAATACTGCTCAGTTCCATTTCAGTTATTTCAGCCATTAGCATTAACAAAATTTATACACTATGGGCTGTAGCCAAGAAACCCGCCTTCTTACTGTCTTGTGCTTGCCTGAGGGGGGGCGGGTCATAAGATTTTCACAGattctgccttcctgccctgaAAATCTGCTTGAGGGTTGGGGGACCCTCTAGTATGACCACCTACTGCTAAATCCTTTTCATTCATTGTAATCACAGTGGCTGCAAGTTTAGGAAAGATGGTAATCTCTATATAAAGCAGCACACCCTTAATCTGATATTTCCGCAGACCCCAAATTGCAGGTTGTATGGAGCATCTTGGTGTCTATGCTCCAAAATAGTCATTAAATGAAATCTGAGTGAAGCTCTCCTCTGTTTTGATCAAGTAATCTTACAATTCACATGTATATGATTCTTGTCAGAAGTTACCAGCTTTCCTAAATGTGTAGTCTATGATTGCAGTGAATGAAAATGGATCAGTAGTAGAAAGTCATACTAGGAGGTAAGTGAAACAAAGCAAAATACTTTGTAATTTTTCTATTCATGTTGATATCTAATTGCTAGCTTTTGTATTTGTGCTGTTAGGGATCCCTTTATTCTGTTGTCccaagtttgtttttttttttttttcgtgAACCTTGCTTATTATCTACTACTGGTTTTCAGGCTAGTGGTTTCCATGTCAGTTTATCTGCTGAGGAGCACCCCTGCATTGTTGCAGAAAGCTCTGGGGGCATGTTCTGGGAGGTACAGTCAGCTAACGTAGGAGCCTGGGCAGGCCTGCTGAGCCTCATTGTTGCCCCTTGTGAATGGAAACTTTCTCCTAGAACACACCTCAAAATTTTCTTCAGCTGTGCATTGCAGGAGAAAATTGGTCTTGTTTGCAGGCTGGCTTCCAGGACAGTGTATCTGCTACACTGATAAACTTCCAGAAACCACAAAATTATTGGAACATAGTTTGAAACCTACTGTTGCAAATCATTGAAAAGAAAGAACTTACCCTTGGCAATCATACTACTTTGCTAGCTAGAGagggaggtgattctcacgagcagcagaaactgggctaagggaacccagcctggtttctgctgcttgtgtgcagcaatgggagccatATGGCTctcggcagcaagcctgcctacaGAGCCCGCTgattaacccaggttttgggcacgAGCATGCCCCAAAAATGGGTTAATGAATCATGTGTCTACcatagctgcttgcagccacagcagccacacttggggagggggggatccctGAAGTGGAGctcattactggggctccagggagtGGGGCAGCGCTTCACTTCACCCGACCCCCAAGGTGCCCGAATAAGCTGGGGCCAAGCACAGGAGCACGGAAGCGAAGCCAtcactcatctgggcaggtgatctgcccacctgAGGAGGGGTgattgatcgtctgtggggagagcggtttAGGTCCTTTCAGCTctgcacactgatcatgtgtagagctgTATGGTGTAGCTTTTTACTGCAGCAGATATGCTAAAGTTAGTACGTTGGGTCAACTTGAAAAGTGTAAGTCTTGTGTCTAAATTTGGTGTAGGTATTGAAAACAATTGCTAAATGGGAAGGTTGGGCATTGTGGATCAATGTACAATCATGTTGGAAGTAAGTAGTAGTAATCAATTGACTTGGATCTGTGGCATTTTAGCTCATCTTAAATTAGAGATGTACAGACTATAATATTTCTATTGTACCTCTCAGTCATAATGTCTAAGACAGCTTACATTGTAATTAATTCAAACAGTATATAAAAGAACCAAACTGAACTACAATAGCAAGCAAAGCTACAgtactaacccctgctaaatgggcaaagaggcacctttaaattgttggctctcttatatttagtgggggaggGCAACTACCCTGTTCAATTCAGTATatcgtccctccagtgactgttactgtggtgtgtgtgtgctttgaggagagggaacaattttcttactcctttgccaatgtaaaccactttgagaactttttttgttgaaaagtgctgtaGAAATATTAATAACCAtcaaagaacattttaaaaagttttaaaaccagctttcaaaacagttttaaaagaacagtgGAAAATTAATTATAGAGCAATAAAGCCAAGTGAAAGACTGGGCAAGCAGCAATGTCTTCAGCTGGTGTCTGAAAGTCATAAAAGAAGGTGATAGGCAAAAAGATTGGGGAGAGAGTTCCGCAAACCACTTCTGAAGTCACTACTGAAATGCCCTGCTTGTTGCCACTCCCCTCACTTCCAGAAAGTGAGGATGTATTAAGCAGGGCCTTAATAATCAGACAGGTTGATACAGGCCTTAGTTTTATGAACAAAACTTCAGTAGAAAtaatgtatatgcatgtatgaaAATTGAGACATAGCTATTCTAGAATTCTGACTCTTGCGTCAAAAGCATACCTGATAGTAGAGTTCTAAAATATGGGGGAAAGGCTTTAAACCTTGCTTCTGTAACTACTTCATTGCCAAGCAAAGAGAAAATAAGATAATATTCTTGGGAATGCTGCTATAGATAGTTTGTAGGTCTTCTATTAATTTCACAGGCATATTGGCACTTACATTTTTAATGCGGGGGAAAAGAACAATATAACTTTGTATTTAAAAATCTCCCTCTGCAGAAATAGCAGATTAAAGAGGGTGATCCTTCCTCATCCTCTTGCTTACGAGTCCTGTTCGGATATCGCTGCCATACACAGAGTGAGTAAACAGTTCCAATTGTACTGCGTATCTACACTAGAAATCATGCAAAACTGTTGTCAGGCTGCAGTTACATTCTGCATTGGGAGAAAATTTAGTTGACAGTGAGCACTAAAGTTGCCAGTTTTCATACTGTTAACTTTCCTGCATAGAAATTCCAATAGGTGTAGCTccctcctctgttgtttgtgCTCATTCTCTGATGCAGTATGTGTCTCTGATGCAGTATAAGATTGCTGTCCAGGGCTTTAGCGGTTGTGGTGAGTTTGTAGAAAGGTTGACATTTTGTCAGGTCCAACAAGAAGTGTTTCCCAATATTGTGCTGCAAAAGAGAAGTCAGGGTATCTTTCCTGTTTTGCCCGATCATCAACTGTAACTTGTCTGTTCATACAGCAATGTTTCCTTATGAGTCACATATCTATCTCTGGTTTGACATTTCATTTTCAGAAAACTGCTTCTCGGATGTTGGAAGTGAGAAACCTTTTGTAAAAGCTAGTGTGATTAAGAGCCCTAGCATTTCTAAATCTCTAGTGTTCAGATTTGCAGATCAGCtccttaaaaatattaaaataaaaaacttttaTTTTTGTCTTTCATGTCTTGATGATATACATAACCATGTTTTAGAACCAATATAAGGATCAAACACTGTGTTTAAATGGAAATTTGTTTCCAGAATTCTCACAGAGACCTGTGGGTAGCTTACAAGTATCTTATGGACCTATGTTGTCTAGTACATGTTGCACTGCATTCAAAACAAATACTTAggaatgcatatttttaaaatgaatttaaatgtACTTATGTAATATATGTGTGGTAGCATTTGCTGGGAGTACTTGGCAAAAATAATGATCAAATAATTTGCATGGTATTAATCTTGTGAGTTAGAAGAGATATAGGTTGAACTTGACTAAAAGTTAAAATTAATGGAGAAACAAAATTGTACAAATGGACCTTGTTCCACATTTTGTCCTACCTCCTTAGATGCATGTGAAAGCAGACTGCAGATATATGCTCTTTCAATTACAGAacactgcactttaaaaaaaaaatcgaaATAATGCCCCAGAGTTGTAATGTTAGCCAGTACAAGACATTGCTAGTTCACACTGCACTAGGACTAGGCATCATTGGTAAATATACTGCTGCAGAATTGTGTAAAGCTGGTACAGTATGTGGAAATGGGCAGGGCaggaaatggggtggatgatacCTAACTGGATGCATTGCCCTTTGTTGGTCTAGTAAACTGTTTACAACTCCTCGATGCCAGCAAGAATGTTCAATAATGAAATTTTCCCAAGAAATTTAAGGTTATTGAAGAAATTCCATCTTTCTTCGAAGACTTTAGTAAAGGGTGCTGAGCATGATGATATGGATAGAAAGCATAAAATACTCTAGtatagggtttcttaaccttgggcccccagatgttgttggactacaactcccatcatccccatacatggcctttgtggctgaggatgatgggagtggtagtccaaaaaatctgggggcccaaggttaagaaaccctgctctagtatGATTCTCACCTCTTGTGACCGCCACTGGGAAGACGGCCATTTTGGGGGCATTACTTGAAATCAACAATTAACATAGTGGATGATGGTACAATCATCACATTGTGGATGTTCTTGAAACATGGAAAACGAGTGTTCCAAGTCTCTCTTGAAAGTTAAACATTGTGCATATTTCCATGTAACTTTACAATATTGTCAAAACAAGTTTGCTTACCAAGAGTACTTACTAGTATATTCTGCTCTAAACTAATTTTTCCTCTCTAGGTAAAAAATTTTGCTGTTATTTATCTTGTGGATATAACAGAAGTGCCTGACTTCAACAAGATGTATGAACTGTACGATCCCTGTACTGTCATGTTTTTCTTCAGGTATCTTTCATTCCTATGTGCCAGTGTAGCTTGTATGTTCTCATTTGATAATCTGTGCACACATTATTACATAATATCTCTCCATTCTTGCTATAATTAATGTCTGGTTTTCTGTTCACTTGTGCCTGTTCACTGTTTCAGAAATTAGTCTTTAAAAGTAACACTATTTGCCTCTGTAACATTACAAATAACTTCTGTTGTTGGCTTAGAAGCCTGCCTGAATTAATGGCTCTTCTGAAAAATGCTGATGAAAAGCAAGCTGAATTGAACTGCAAGAACTGTGCAGCAGTGGGTTTAAGGCTGAGTGGCTTAAGCTGCTGCAACACATATGATTTGCATTGCTACGGCTGATTCAGTCTTAGTGCTGTTGGGAGAGACTATGCCAGCTGACACAATCTTTCTTGCCAGTATATCTCCAGCTGCTTCCTTGCTATTTTTTCTAGTATATCTAGCCACTAGATATTCATTGCTGCTATAATCTGCCTTTTGCAGCTGTAGCAGCTTGCTGCCAGCACTTTTTCATTCGACAGCTTCCACTTTAATAGCCTAGTGTCTGTCGAGAGGTGTTGGTCAGTTTGTTCTGGTTAGGGCTGCACTTTCCTAGAAGATCAGTCCCGCATTCTGGGGGCCCTCATTGATCCAGGTTTGTTATTGGAAACCCAGGTGGCATCCATGGCACAGAGTCAGCTGACCCTTCCTGGACAGAGACAGCCTGGTCTCAGTTTCCCATTCAGATTAGACTTTGATCATGTGTTGCACACGGGGCTGCTTCTGAAGACTTATTTGAAGCTGCAGTAAGTTAAAAATAAAGCTGCTAGGTGGCTGCTAGATGTGGAACCAGTTGCTGGGAACCGTTCTTACCAGTGTTTAAACAAAAGCACTGGTTCCTGGTTAGTTTCAAAGCTCAATTTGAAATGCTAGTACTTACCTTTACAGTCCTATATGACTTGGGATGTAGGTTCTTGAAGGATCTGCATATGAAAGTGCCCAGACACTAAGGTGAACTTTGGAGGCCCTGTTCTGGGTGTTTCCACCATCTGAGAAGATAACATGGGTAGGGACTGGGCAGAAGGCCACTTTTGTTGTGTTGCCCTGTTtatggaatgttctcccaggGGAGGGTTGCTTAACATCCACTTTGATGGATTTGGGGCATCAAATattattctccccaccccactcccccacaCAGGCTTTTTAACCTGTTTTGCTACTGGTTttatataatatttttacatttgtggTGCCTTTGGTGGTGTGTCAGTCACCTTATACTTTTAGTATAAGATGCTTTTTGTTGCTCTGGGAATACTTTGTACTGAAGAGCAAGAAGCACATTTACGAAATAAAGATAAGCTTTGTATTGGCCTTTGCTTCTGCTCTGGGACAAAATAGGTCATATAAGATGCTTTGTAGGAGAGTTCTGAAAGAACCATGCCCTTCCTCGTCCTAGCTGTGTGCTACGTCTGTTAGAATCTCTGATTCCAACAAATGTGTAACACTGCCCATGGCACTGGGCATACTCAACATGTTCAGCTCCATGCAGTACTTGCCATTtccagcatggggtgggggtgggagctttTCAGAGGAACCAGAACCAGTGGAAATGCTGTGAAAGATGAAGAGGGGACACTAGGAAAACTCAAGGGGCCATCTCCCCAGATGTCCCCATGTGATTTCCTAGTGTCCTCTCAGCGTCTTTCGCAGTATCTCCACTGGTTCTGGTTCCTTTGAaaagctcccacccccacctcgtGCTGGAAATGGCAGGTACTGCACAGAGCTGACCATGCCACGAATGCACATCTCAGTGCCGTGGTGCCACAGGGACTGTAGTCCCTAGATGTCCCCTT contains:
- the TXNL4A gene encoding thioredoxin-like protein 4A isoform X3; amino-acid sequence: MKFCIVLLKRNSRLKRVILPHPLAYESCSDIAAIHRVKNFAVIYLVDITEVPDFNKMYELYDPCTVMFFFRNKHIMIDLGTGNNNKINWAMEDKQEMIDIIETVYRGARKGRGLVVSPKDYSTKYRY
- the TXNL4A gene encoding thioredoxin-like protein 4A isoform X1 produces the protein MSYMLPHLHNGWQVDQAILSEEDRVVVIRFGHDWDPTCMKMDEVLYSIAEKVKNFAVIYLVDITEVPDFNKMYELYDPCTVMFFFRNKHIMIDLGTGNNNKINWAMEDKQEMIDIIETVYRGARKGRGLVVSPKDYSTKYRY
- the TXNL4A gene encoding thioredoxin-like protein 4A isoform X2, giving the protein MIAVNENGSVVESHTRRNSRLKRVILPHPLAYESCSDIAAIHRVKNFAVIYLVDITEVPDFNKMYELYDPCTVMFFFRNKHIMIDLGTGNNNKINWAMEDKQEMIDIIETVYRGARKGRGLVVSPKDYSTKYRY